The following coding sequences are from one Nicotiana tomentosiformis chromosome 3, ASM39032v3, whole genome shotgun sequence window:
- the LOC138908454 gene encoding uncharacterized protein yields MRPLSSEGETSIPASKPAKEKKRKKSSPSEDPEPKKKKARKPRKNIIHLTVESVRCLREEDEGVEEDDSGLVARVGMSTEAPKATKSVKAAETLSRDEGVSGRDLGEVPESSRIENAPTTLSQRWASRLYREAFSRSRAELNRTRSRGSSSSTRIEQLREEVNMMKAETLGWKEGMDRFAAEKETALSKLSSAESQLRGMKEKISIQAKKKKELEARLASELAKAKSEAEKPKVEAEAIVVIYQADAEASQVQAIEATETAQTRAYWIVELAKCQSLRETLEEIHTRGFDLTNEIVKAREHEAEDGALAISDDDDDYGSKSGSVTQEFLKVTFVEQTGHLLP; encoded by the exons ATGAGGCCCCTATCTAGTGAGGGGGAGACTTCGATCCCGGCATCGAAACCGGCGAaggaaaaaaagaggaaaaagtccTCACCCTCTgaggatccagaacctaagaagaagaaggctcgtaagccgaggaagaacatcatccaCCTAACCGTAGAGTCTGTTCGATGTCTAAGGGAAGAAGATGAAGGAGTGGAGGAAGACGACTCCGGGCTGGTAGCCCGAGTGGgaatgagcaccgaggccccaaaggccACTAAATCGGTGAAGGCTGCAGAGACTCTATCTCGAGATGAGGGCGTCTCGGGAAGAGACTTGGGCGAAGTCCCGGAGTCATCGAGGATCGAAAATGCCCCTACCACACTGAGCCAACGGTGG GCCTCGAGGCTTTATAGGGAAGcattttctcggtctcgagctgagctgaaTCG CACaaggtcgagaggatcgagcagctCCACGAGGATCGAGCAGCTCCGCGAGGAGGTCAACatgatgaaggcggagaccttggggtggaaagaaggcatGGATCGCttcgctgcagaaaaagagactgctttatccaaattgtcatcggccgaaagtcagcttcgaggcatgaaggagaaaaTCTCAATtcaggcaaaaaaaaaaaaggagctcgaggctcggttggcttccgaacttgcaaaggccaagtCTGAAGCCGAAAAGCcaaaggtcgaggcagaggcaaTTGTGGTCATCTAtcaagccgatgctgaagcctctCAAGTCCAAGCGATAGAGGCaaccgagaccgctcaaactcgagcatattggattgtcgaactcgccaaatgccaatctctgagggaaaccctcgaggagatccacactcgaggtttcgatcttaccaacgagatagtaaaggctagagagcatgaagccgaAGATGGAGCGCTGGCcatttccgatgatgatgatgattatggtagcaagagcgg